From a single Desulfonatronovibrio hydrogenovorans DSM 9292 genomic region:
- the rplW gene encoding 50S ribosomal protein L23: MHKTQVLIKPLVSEKSTAIKEVQNQVAFVVHPDANKYQIKEAVEALFNVKVDRVNVIRRKSIQRKRFGRPTGRVSGFKKAYVSLAAGEKIEFFEGV; the protein is encoded by the coding sequence ATGCACAAGACGCAGGTCCTCATAAAACCCTTGGTTTCGGAAAAGTCCACGGCGATCAAGGAAGTTCAGAATCAAGTTGCCTTTGTGGTCCATCCCGATGCCAATAAGTATCAGATAAAAGAGGCTGTTGAAGCTCTTTTTAATGTCAAGGTGGATAGGGTTAATGTTATCAGGCGCAAGTCCATCCAGAGGAAAAGATTCGGTCGTCCTACCGGGCGGGTATCGGGTTTTAAAAAGGCTTATGTGTCCTTGGCCGCAGGCGAGAAAATAGAATTTTTCGAAGGGGTATAA
- the rplD gene encoding 50S ribosomal protein L4 → MINTKVYSKDNLEVGEIQLSEDVFSVGIKPQLMHLAVRSHLAAVRSGTAEVKNRAKISGGGRKPWRQKGTGRARAGSGRSPLWRGGAITHGPQPRDYSFKINKKVRRLALKMALSSRLAQEKLKIVDDLDMPEVKTRQFVEMKGKLELKKPLIVTGKKYNNLELSARNVRGAQVVTHDSVNIYDILRHNELVMDKQAVEELQKRLS, encoded by the coding sequence ATGATAAATACAAAAGTATACTCCAAGGATAACCTGGAAGTAGGGGAAATTCAGCTTTCAGAAGATGTTTTCTCTGTTGGGATCAAGCCTCAATTGATGCATCTGGCTGTCAGGTCTCACCTTGCTGCTGTTAGATCAGGCACGGCTGAAGTGAAAAACAGGGCAAAAATATCTGGCGGAGGCCGTAAACCATGGCGACAGAAAGGAACTGGCAGAGCCAGGGCCGGTTCGGGCAGGTCTCCCTTGTGGAGGGGAGGAGCCATAACCCATGGTCCCCAGCCCAGGGATTACTCCTTTAAGATCAATAAGAAAGTCAGAAGGCTGGCCCTTAAAATGGCCTTGAGCAGCAGGCTGGCTCAGGAAAAGCTGAAGATAGTTGATGACCTGGATATGCCTGAGGTTAAGACTAGGCAATTTGTTGAGATGAAAGGGAAATTGGAGCTAAAAAAACCCTTGATTGTTACAGGTAAAAAGTATAACAATCTTGAGCTTTCGGCCCGTAATGTCAGGGGTGCTCAAGTAGTAACTCATGATTCAGTAAATATTTACGATATCCTGAGACACAATGAGCTGGTAATGGATAAACAGGCAGTTGAAGAACTGCAGAAAAGGTTGAGCTAA
- the rplC gene encoding 50S ribosomal protein L3, with amino-acid sequence MKRTIGLIGKKIGMTSLFADDGTQVAVTVIQAGPCPVVQKKMADKDGYNAVQVGFDQIPGHKLNKPQQGHQSKQDKGYFRILREFAIDNVDEFETGQEITAEIFKPGDRVRLTGTSKGKGFAGAMKRWNFAGLPASHGHEKVHRSTGAIGQCAYPGKVFKGKKMPGQMGNKKVTYSSTEVLIVRPKDNIIIVKGQVPGPTNGIVVLRKQS; translated from the coding sequence ATGAAGCGCACTATAGGTCTTATTGGAAAGAAAATAGGCATGACCAGCCTGTTTGCCGACGATGGAACCCAGGTTGCTGTTACAGTGATCCAGGCAGGGCCATGTCCGGTTGTGCAGAAGAAGATGGCAGACAAGGACGGGTACAACGCTGTTCAGGTTGGTTTTGATCAGATCCCTGGCCATAAGTTGAATAAGCCCCAGCAAGGACACCAGTCCAAGCAGGATAAAGGATATTTTAGGATCCTGCGTGAATTTGCCATTGATAATGTGGATGAATTTGAAACCGGCCAGGAAATTACGGCTGAAATATTTAAACCCGGTGACAGGGTTAGGCTTACAGGTACTTCTAAGGGAAAGGGCTTTGCCGGTGCCATGAAGCGGTGGAATTTTGCCGGTCTTCCAGCCTCCCACGGGCATGAAAAAGTGCACAGGTCTACTGGAGCCATTGGTCAGTGCGCCTATCCCGGTAAAGTTTTCAAAGGTAAGAAAATGCCAGGGCAGATGGGCAACAAAAAAGTCACTTATTCCAGCACTGAGGTCCTTATAGTCAGACCCAAGGACAATATAATCATTGTTAAGGGTCAGGTTCCTGGGCCCACCAATGGAATAGTCGTACTTCGAAAGCAGAGTTAA